From the genome of Deltaproteobacteria bacterium:
GCACGCGCGGCCGGCTGCGGGCGGCCAGCGCCGAGTACCGCCGGGCGCTCCGCGCCGGGCCCAACTCCACCATCATCCTCAACCGGCTGGGCGAGACCCTGATCCAATCGCGGCTCTACGACGAGGCGTTGCCGCACCTGGACAAGGCCGGCTACCTCGACCCCGACGCGGTGCACACGTACTATCTCAAGGGCCAGCTCCACCACGCAACGGGAGAACACGCGCGCGCGCGCGACGCCCTGCGGGAAGCCCTGCAGATCAACCCGTTCCACCCTGGGGTCTATCGTGTGCTCAGCCAGGTCTACGAGGCCATCGGAGACGACGCGGGCGTGCGCAAGACCCGCGAGATCATGCGGAAGCTGCGCGGATAGCGCAACCGGAAGGAATCACACCCCCATGGACGACACGGACAAGAACGTGGGCGCCGACGAAGCGCAACTACTGGATCAGGAACTGGCGGCCATCGAGGAATTCGGCGCGAAGCGGCGCACCATGCTCGGGGAGATCCGCAAGGTCATCGTCGGCCAGGACAAGGTCGTCGACGAGGTGCTCATCGCGCTTTTCTCCAAGGGCCACTGCCTGTTGGTGGGGGTGCCGGGGCTGGCCAAGACCCTGCTCATCAGCACCCTGGCCGACGTGCTGGACCTGCAGTTCAACCGAATCCAGTTCACCCCCGACCTGATGCCGTCGGACATCACCGGCACCGACATCCTCCAGGAGGACGCCGCCACGGGGCGGCGGCAACTCCAGTTCCTGAAGGGGCCGATCTTCACCAACGTGCTGCTCGCGGACGAGATCAACCGGACCCCGCCCAAGACCCAGGCGGCGTTGCTCCAGTCCATGCAGGAGTACCGTGTCACGGCCGGCGGCACCACCTATCCGCTGGACCTGCCGTTCTTCGTCCTGGCCACCCAGAACCCCATCGAGCAGGAAGGCACCTATCCCCTGCCGGAAGCGCAACTCGACCGCTTCATGCTGAACATCGAGGTGTCGTACCCGCCCCTGGAGGACGAAGTGCAGATCGTGATGCAGACCACGTCCACCAACCACCCCGAACCCGCCAAGGTGATGGACGGCCCGGCGATCCTCGGTTACCAGGAACTCGTGCGGCGGGTGCCGGTGTCGCCCTTCGTGGTGAACTACGCCGTGTCGCTGGCCCAGGCCAGCCGGCCGGGCAATCCCCAGGCCCCCCAAGTGGTGAAGGACTACGTCGAATGGGGCGCGGGGCCGCGGGCGTCGCAGTTCCTAGTACTGGGAAGCAAGGCCCGCACCATCCTGGACGGGCGCTTCGCGGTATCGGTGGAAGACGTGCAGGCCATGGCGCCGTCGGTCATGCGCCACCGCATCATCCCCAACTTCAAGGCCCAGGCCGAGGGTTTGTCGTCGCTGGACATCATCGCACGGCTGATGGAGGAGGTGCGCCCCGCCGCCGAGGGCAGCGCCGCGGCGTGAACAGCCGCATGCTGCTCCACTTCGACTATGACGGCGTTCTCGTCGACTCCTTCGATGCCTTGCTCTCCGCCTTCCGGCAAACCGCCGTGGACACCGGTCTGGGGCGCCCGCCGACGCGGCATGACTTCGAGACCATCGAGGACCTGAACGCCACGGGCGTCGCCACGCTTCTGGGCGTGTCCGAGGATCGCATCGAGGACTACACCCGGCGCATTCACGAGGTGCTGGGGGCCGGCGGTTACGAGCCCGCCCTGTTTCCCGGCATTCCCGGTCTACTGCGAGCGCTCTCCGAAGAGCACACCCTCGTAGTCGTCACCTCCAACTACGAACACATCGTCAGGCACGGCCTCGCCCGCAACGGCGTGGACGCGTGCGTCTCCCTGGTGCTCGACGCCGGCCGGCCCGGCACCAAGAGCGACAAGATCCGGCACGCCCTCGAACGCTTCGAGGTGCCGCCGGGTGAAGCCTTCATGATCGGCGACACGCGCGGAGACATCCACCACGGCCGTGCCGCCGGAGTCCGGACCGCCGGCGTCACCTGGGGCTATCAGGCGCGCGAGACCCTGGCGCTGGAATCCCCCGATTTCATCGTGGATACACCGGAAGAGTTGCTCGAGTTGCTGGGCGACGGAAACCAGACACCGCACTAGCGTGTTTACACGCGCATCCCGGACATCATACGATAGGGACGTCTTGAACCTGAAACTCGAACCTGGAAAGGAATTTCCCATGTCAGAACGCACGGCATACGTCAACGGCGAGTTCTTGCCCGAGAGTCGGGCGAGCATCTCCATCTACGATCGCGGTTTCCTGTCCGGACTGGGCGTGTTCGAGCGGACGCGCACCTTCGGCGGCGAGATCTTTCAACTGGACCGGCACATCGCCCGGCTCTACCGGTCGCTCAAGGCGGTGAAGCTGGATGCCGGCCTCACGGCGGACGAAATGCACGAGACCACCGTGGAGCTGGTGAAGCAGAACAAGGGACTGCTGGGAGCGGACGAGGACTATTTCGTGGGCCACTACGTCACCCGCGGGCCGGACAAGGCAGGGCGTGCCACGGTGGTGATCTTGTGCGAACCCATCGGCTTCGACAAGTTCGCCCACCACTACATCTACGGCGGCCACGTCATCACCACGCACATCCGCGCCGTTCCCACCCAGGTGTGGGACCCCAAGATCAAGAGCACCAGCCGGATGCACCTGTGGCTGGCGGAGCAGCAGGCCC
Proteins encoded in this window:
- a CDS encoding MoxR family ATPase, encoding MDDTDKNVGADEAQLLDQELAAIEEFGAKRRTMLGEIRKVIVGQDKVVDEVLIALFSKGHCLLVGVPGLAKTLLISTLADVLDLQFNRIQFTPDLMPSDITGTDILQEDAATGRRQLQFLKGPIFTNVLLADEINRTPPKTQAALLQSMQEYRVTAGGTTYPLDLPFFVLATQNPIEQEGTYPLPEAQLDRFMLNIEVSYPPLEDEVQIVMQTTSTNHPEPAKVMDGPAILGYQELVRRVPVSPFVVNYAVSLAQASRPGNPQAPQVVKDYVEWGAGPRASQFLVLGSKARTILDGRFAVSVEDVQAMAPSVMRHRIIPNFKAQAEGLSSLDIIARLMEEVRPAAEGSAAA
- a CDS encoding HAD hydrolase-like protein; the encoded protein is MLLHFDYDGVLVDSFDALLSAFRQTAVDTGLGRPPTRHDFETIEDLNATGVATLLGVSEDRIEDYTRRIHEVLGAGGYEPALFPGIPGLLRALSEEHTLVVVTSNYEHIVRHGLARNGVDACVSLVLDAGRPGTKSDKIRHALERFEVPPGEAFMIGDTRGDIHHGRAAGVRTAGVTWGYQARETLALESPDFIVDTPEELLELLGDGNQTPH
- a CDS encoding aminotransferase class IV, which produces MSERTAYVNGEFLPESRASISIYDRGFLSGLGVFERTRTFGGEIFQLDRHIARLYRSLKAVKLDAGLTADEMHETTVELVKQNKGLLGADEDYFVGHYVTRGPDKAGRATVVILCEPIGFDKFAHHYIYGGHVITTHIRAVPTQVWDPKIKSTSRMHLWLAEQQAQLVDPEAYALLLTLDGNVTELTAANFWIVRNGTLVTAPVQTILSGVTRGAVLEIAQHLDIQVEETDFQLYDIMNADEAFMTTTSRCVLPLTRINGNAIGEGKPGPVVGRLQKGWTEVFGQDFVLQALKHIDKDKVPEGEAVPL